One genomic window of Desulfatibacillum aliphaticivorans DSM 15576 includes the following:
- a CDS encoding ABC transporter ATP-binding protein has protein sequence MSLLKLDGVVKTFGGLTAVDEVSFEVPKGSIFGLIGPNGAGKTTVFNLITGNYKPDRGAVVFNGENITGRITHKIVELGVARTFQTIRLFQEMSVLENVLAGCHCRMTSGPISAMFRLPKARREEKKTLGKALAELRFTGLEAQAENLAKNLSYGNQRLLEIARALATDPQLLILDEPAGGMNEQETAALVELIFQIQQRGITVLLIEHDMSLVMKACEYLVVIEYGKKIAEGTPDVVKKDPKVIEAYLGSDEDDF, from the coding sequence ATGAGCCTCCTGAAACTGGACGGAGTGGTGAAAACATTCGGCGGTTTGACCGCTGTGGATGAGGTCTCTTTTGAGGTGCCCAAGGGCTCGATTTTCGGGCTTATAGGCCCTAATGGGGCAGGCAAGACCACCGTGTTCAACCTGATCACCGGAAATTACAAACCGGACCGGGGCGCGGTCGTCTTTAACGGCGAGAACATCACGGGCAGAATCACGCACAAGATCGTGGAGCTTGGCGTCGCCAGGACTTTCCAGACAATCCGGCTGTTCCAGGAGATGTCCGTGCTGGAAAACGTGCTGGCCGGATGCCATTGCCGCATGACTTCCGGCCCCATATCCGCCATGTTCCGGCTTCCCAAAGCCCGCCGGGAGGAAAAAAAGACTCTGGGCAAGGCCCTGGCCGAACTTCGGTTCACCGGCCTGGAGGCTCAGGCGGAGAATCTGGCCAAGAATCTTTCCTACGGCAACCAGCGGCTTTTGGAAATCGCCCGGGCTTTGGCTACGGACCCGCAACTGCTCATTCTGGACGAGCCCGCCGGCGGCATGAACGAGCAGGAAACCGCGGCTTTGGTGGAATTGATTTTCCAGATTCAACAGCGCGGCATCACCGTGCTTTTGATCGAGCACGACATGAGCCTGGTCATGAAAGCCTGCGAGTATCTTGTGGTTATAGAATACGGCAAGAAAATCGCCGAAGGAACTCCGGACGTGGTGAAAAAAGACCCCAAGGTTATCGAAGCCTACCTGGGCAGCGATGAAGATGATTTTTAG
- a CDS encoding ABC transporter ATP-binding protein, with amino-acid sequence MLLDIKNLHVKYGNVEALHGIDVEVEEGEIVTLLGANGAGKTTTLNAISGLVNVTKGEIVFSGEALHKLPAHKVVTRKITQSPEGRRVFGVLTVQENLNLGAFTSKNKERVAKSLEWIYELFPRLAERRTQLAGTLSGGEQQMLAIGRALMSNPKLLLLDEPSLGLAPVLVNQIFKTVRQINQAGVTVMLVEQNARMALKLAHRGYVMEVGKIVMADSAQALLKNPDVLQAYLGGAE; translated from the coding sequence ATGCTTTTAGATATTAAAAACCTGCACGTCAAATACGGCAATGTGGAGGCCCTGCACGGCATCGACGTCGAGGTCGAAGAAGGGGAGATCGTCACCCTGTTGGGCGCCAACGGCGCGGGAAAAACCACCACCCTGAACGCCATCTCCGGCCTGGTCAACGTGACCAAAGGGGAGATTGTATTCAGCGGCGAGGCCCTGCACAAACTTCCGGCCCACAAGGTGGTGACCCGCAAAATCACCCAATCGCCCGAAGGCCGCCGGGTTTTCGGCGTATTGACCGTCCAGGAAAACCTGAATTTAGGAGCCTTTACGTCCAAAAATAAAGAGAGGGTTGCAAAAAGCCTGGAATGGATCTATGAGCTTTTTCCTCGTCTGGCGGAGCGCAGGACCCAGTTGGCCGGGACCCTGTCCGGCGGCGAGCAGCAGATGCTGGCCATCGGCAGGGCTCTCATGTCCAACCCTAAGCTCTTGCTTTTGGACGAGCCCAGCCTGGGTCTTGCGCCAGTGCTGGTGAACCAGATTTTTAAGACGGTTCGTCAAATCAATCAGGCCGGCGTTACGGTCATGCTGGTGGAGCAGAACGCCCGCATGGCCCTTAAGCTGGCCCATCGGGGGTACGTGATGGAGGTGGGGAAAATAGTCATGGCCGATTCGGCCCAAGCGTTGTTGAAAAACCCCGATGTGCTCCAAGCCTATCTGGGAGGAGCCGAGTGA